A segment of the Symmachiella macrocystis genome:
GAAGGATTGTTGCAACTACTGCAGCAACCTCAATAGCATGCAGGTGTGCGTTCCGGCAACGGTACGTTTTGGTGTGGTGAGTTAGTTAGACGCGGCATCGACCTCATCGGTTTGCGAAGGGGTCGGTGTCGCATCTGTTTTACCGCCAGTGCCAAATTGTTTCAGTTGGAATTCCGGATCGCCGGTAATGAGGCGGGCTTGCCGTGTGTGGCGAATATAATTCCAAAACCAATCGCACATCACCGTCAACTTGTTGCCAAAACCAACCAAAAACATCACGTGCACGACGCTCCAGGTCAGCCAGCCCAACAGGCCGCCAAAATGTCTTTTGCCGATGGCTGCGACCGCATTGCCGCGGCCGATCATCGCCATTGATCCTTTGTCGTGATAACTGAAAGCGGGCCGGTTTTTCGGATCGCCGCCCTCCAGTTCGCGTTTGATTTGCTCGGCGACAAAGCGGCCGGATTGGATCGCTCCTTGTGCGACTCCGGGGACCGGCTTTCCAGAAGTGGCATCGGTCGCATGGGCGGCGTCTCCCACGACAAACACCTCGGGATGATCGGGGATCGAAAGATCCGGCCCCACTACGATGCGGCTACCGCGATCGATCTCCACTCCTAATTCATGCGCGAGCGCTTGCCCTTGAACACCGGCGGCCCAGAACACATTCTCCGCCGGCACATGTTCATCGCCGATATAGACACCCGTATCGTCGACATTGGTGACAATGGTGTGCAAGCGAATCTCGACATGCATCTCCTCCAAGGCCTTGTGCACGCGTTTGCTCAGATCCTCGGGCATGGCGGCGATTAAACGTGGACTCCCTTCGATGAGAATCACCCGCGCCGTTTTGGTATCGATGTTGCGAAATTCGCTCGGCAGCGTGTTGGAGGCGATGTCCATAATGGCGCCGGCCAGTTCCACGCCGGTTGGGCCTCCTCCCACGATCACGAAAGTGAGCTTTGCCCGCCGCGATGCTTCATCCGCTTCCCATTCAGCTTCTTCAAAGGCCAGCAAAATCCGTCGCCGCAATTCCAAGGCATCGTCGATTGACTTCAATCCCGGTGCAAACGGCGCGAATTCGTCGTGCCCAAAATAGGACTGACGCACTCCAGTGGCTAGCACTAAATAGTCGTAGCTAATCTCACCCCCGTTGAAGCGGACGATCTTTTGGTCCAGATCGACCGAGGTGACTTCGCCCAGGACGACATCGGTGTTTTTTTGTTTACGCAAAATCGATCGCAGCGGAGCGGCAATATTTGCCGGCGACAATTCGGCCGTCGCCACCTGATACAGCATCGGTTGAAACAGATGATAATTGCGGCGATCGATCAGTATGACCGCCGCTTGAGACTTGCCAAGAGCAGTGGCGATTTGCAAACCACCAAACCCGCCCCCCACAATCACCACACGCGGCGGGGACGTACCGTTTTTATGTTGGGGATTCCTATCCATAGCGCAGAGTCCTCAAATGCAATATTTCTA
Coding sequences within it:
- a CDS encoding NAD(P)/FAD-dependent oxidoreductase, translated to MDRNPQHKNGTSPPRVVIVGGGFGGLQIATALGKSQAAVILIDRRNYHLFQPMLYQVATAELSPANIAAPLRSILRKQKNTDVVLGEVTSVDLDQKIVRFNGGEISYDYLVLATGVRQSYFGHDEFAPFAPGLKSIDDALELRRRILLAFEEAEWEADEASRRAKLTFVIVGGGPTGVELAGAIMDIASNTLPSEFRNIDTKTARVILIEGSPRLIAAMPEDLSKRVHKALEEMHVEIRLHTIVTNVDDTGVYIGDEHVPAENVFWAAGVQGQALAHELGVEIDRGSRIVVGPDLSIPDHPEVFVVGDAAHATDATSGKPVPGVAQGAIQSGRFVAEQIKRELEGGDPKNRPAFSYHDKGSMAMIGRGNAVAAIGKRHFGGLLGWLTWSVVHVMFLVGFGNKLTVMCDWFWNYIRHTRQARLITGDPEFQLKQFGTGGKTDATPTPSQTDEVDAASN